In Dyadobacter subterraneus, a single genomic region encodes these proteins:
- a CDS encoding tail fiber domain-containing protein, with the protein MQNLYTAHFQAEMRLKSLNHLAALLMLLLISLQAQAQVGIGLTEPKAFLNVLEGKTVLFGADTAGVQSQIPRTSPKMIWYANVGAFRAGGISNSENTYTNWDKANVGRYSFASGQDTKANGDYSTATGFNTQASGLFSTATGNNTTASGDLSTAMGSSVYADHIGSFIIGDASSSLGSYYSTTANNQMMMHFAGGYFLYTSSARQDNLPSGVQLFPNGNAWSVISDSTRKENFRATDGPLFLKKISGMRLGSWNYKGQDVKRDRHYGPMAQDFFAAFGHDELGIIGEGKSINQADFDGVNLIAIQALIKEVEALKSENKNLKQAEASIKAETEILKAKMQQFENQLSTLMASGTISTISK; encoded by the coding sequence ATGCAAAATTTATATACAGCACATTTTCAGGCTGAAATGCGTCTTAAGTCATTAAATCATCTGGCAGCACTACTCATGCTGCTACTTATTTCATTGCAGGCCCAGGCGCAGGTTGGGATAGGTTTAACAGAACCCAAAGCCTTTTTAAACGTTCTGGAAGGAAAAACAGTGCTATTTGGAGCCGATACGGCGGGTGTACAATCACAGATACCAAGAACCTCTCCAAAAATGATCTGGTATGCAAACGTCGGTGCCTTTCGCGCAGGCGGGATCTCTAATAGCGAAAACACATATACTAATTGGGACAAAGCGAATGTCGGCCGTTATTCCTTCGCCAGTGGTCAAGATACCAAAGCAAATGGGGATTATTCAACTGCTACGGGGTTTAACACGCAGGCAAGCGGGTTATTTTCAACTGCCACAGGTAATAATACAACTGCCAGCGGAGACTTATCAACGGCTATGGGTTCTTCTGTTTATGCAGATCATATAGGGTCATTTATTATTGGAGATGCTAGCAGTAGTTTGGGTTCCTATTACAGCACCACAGCCAACAACCAGATGATGATGCATTTTGCCGGTGGCTATTTTTTGTATACGTCGAGCGCACGTCAGGATAACTTACCATCCGGTGTACAGCTCTTTCCCAATGGCAATGCATGGTCCGTGATATCCGACTCAACACGGAAAGAAAACTTTCGTGCCACCGATGGGCCACTGTTTCTCAAAAAGATTAGCGGAATGCGGCTGGGAAGCTGGAATTATAAGGGACAGGACGTCAAGCGAGACCGTCATTACGGCCCAATGGCTCAGGACTTTTTTGCAGCCTTTGGGCACGACGAGTTGGGGATAATCGGTGAAGGTAAATCTATTAATCAGGCCGATTTCGATGGTGTAAACCTGATTGCAATTCAGGCTTTAATCAAAGAAGTTGAAGCTTTAAAATCAGAGAACAAAAACCTGAAACAAGCAGAGGCGTCAATAAAAGCTGAAACTGAGATCCTTAAAGCGAAAATGCAGCAATTTGAAAATCAGCTTTCCACATTAATGGCCTCAGGCACCATTTCAACGATATCGAAATAA
- a CDS encoding T9SS type A sorting domain-containing protein, giving the protein MKRYLLFCQLALLCSFNVTAQFSTGAEGFYASVGTDVSINGLTFRPMAAFSIENKTLTISPTALSGIPPSIARVYSFDSPVSFVGRLGQFYRTSELNGNTETMLQIVYQNSALVTIAGSVVNTTTHYIYNDLQAPITFSAVTAAQTGPLPVTLLEFTAKKEGSVANLNWSTTYESNSDYFNVEHSSNAKDWKTLSKITAANQSSGLKHYDFSHGLPAAGANYYRLKMVDKDQSYAYSTIRELHFEQSYQAALFPNPAVEKVGISMDHWEDIATVKLLNAQGTTLLEFHKKPLSKEINMKDFSAGLYVVQLLLNDGSTAAIKVIKQ; this is encoded by the coding sequence ATGAAGCGTTATTTACTCTTTTGCCAGCTGGCCCTATTATGTTCTTTCAATGTCACGGCTCAATTTAGCACAGGAGCAGAGGGCTTTTACGCTTCAGTAGGTACGGACGTTTCTATCAATGGGCTCACATTCCGGCCGATGGCAGCTTTCAGTATCGAGAATAAGACACTGACAATCTCTCCAACGGCACTATCAGGAATTCCTCCCAGTATTGCACGCGTGTACTCTTTTGATTCTCCGGTTTCTTTTGTGGGCCGGCTCGGACAGTTCTATCGTACCTCAGAGCTCAATGGGAATACTGAAACGATGCTGCAGATCGTTTACCAAAATTCAGCGCTTGTTACCATAGCTGGCAGCGTCGTCAATACGACTACACATTACATCTATAATGATCTTCAAGCTCCAATTACATTTAGTGCCGTAACAGCAGCACAGACAGGGCCTCTTCCGGTAACTCTATTAGAATTTACAGCTAAAAAGGAAGGATCAGTTGCCAATCTTAACTGGTCAACTACTTACGAGTCGAACAGTGACTATTTTAACGTGGAGCACAGCAGTAATGCCAAAGACTGGAAAACGCTTTCAAAAATCACGGCAGCCAATCAGAGCAGTGGCTTGAAACATTATGATTTTTCGCACGGTTTGCCTGCAGCAGGTGCTAACTACTACCGGCTAAAAATGGTGGATAAAGATCAATCATATGCATACAGCACAATCCGTGAGCTCCATTTTGAGCAATCTTACCAGGCCGCTCTCTTCCCTAATCCTGCCGTTGAGAAAGTCGGGATCAGCATGGATCACTGGGAGGACATTGCCACTGTCAAACTTTTAAATGCTCAAGGAACCACTCTTTTAGAGTTTCACAAAAAACCGCTGTCCAAAGAAATCAATATGAAGGATTTTTCTGCCGGTCTGTACGTAGTACAACTGCTTTTGAACGATGGCAGTACAGCAGCAATTAAAGTCATCAAACAATAA
- a CDS encoding helix-turn-helix domain-containing protein, with translation MSRLTTSDQIRTLRKNKGLSQEALAVNAGINLRTLQRIETGNVEPRGETLRMLAQALNVTIEELLPVDTPLSPSIEEDPGFLKLMNLSALVFWFIPLGNIFIPLALWIYRKNQIQGVRELGKRIVNFQITWSLITYGLAYFSVFGGKIQINTSTMLFIMLALFAGNTIFIIFTNSKITRGDEDVYPYSLKLIS, from the coding sequence ATGAGCAGATTAACCACCTCCGATCAAATCCGGACTTTGCGTAAAAACAAAGGACTATCACAGGAAGCACTGGCAGTAAATGCAGGAATCAATCTGCGTACTTTGCAGCGCATTGAAACTGGTAATGTAGAACCGAGAGGAGAAACCTTACGAATGCTGGCACAAGCCCTGAATGTTACAATTGAAGAGCTGCTGCCTGTTGACACTCCGCTTTCTCCATCGATTGAGGAAGATCCTGGTTTCTTAAAACTTATGAATCTTTCTGCATTAGTATTCTGGTTTATTCCGCTAGGCAACATCTTTATTCCGCTGGCGCTCTGGATTTACAGAAAAAACCAAATTCAAGGTGTAAGAGAGCTCGGCAAACGCATTGTCAACTTCCAGATTACCTGGTCTCTAATCACCTATGGGCTGGCATACTTTAGTGTATTTGGCGGCAAGATTCAGATCAATACTTCTACGATGTTATTTATAATGCTGGCACTGTTTGCAGGCAATACTATTTTTATCATTTTTACAAACAGCAAGATAACACGGGGCGACGAGGACGTTTATCCATATAGCCTGAAGCTGATTAGCTAG
- a CDS encoding RNA polymerase sigma factor: MTTEAELITGCLLHDRTAQRLLYDLYKNAMYTLAYRITGDYDDANDVLQDSFMEVFRHLDQFRGEAKLGAWIKQIVVRKSTKKKRIVIWQNVEEETAESINWGEIDINVAHLQTAILALPDGFRTIFVLAEIEGYTHREIAVMLNISEGTSKSQLFHAKRKLRSMLTQR, encoded by the coding sequence ATGACGACGGAGGCAGAATTGATAACGGGTTGCCTATTACACGACAGAACAGCACAGCGGCTTTTGTATGACCTTTACAAAAACGCTATGTACACACTTGCTTACCGGATTACAGGTGATTACGATGATGCCAATGATGTGTTGCAGGATTCGTTTATGGAGGTTTTTCGTCACCTGGACCAGTTTCGGGGAGAAGCAAAACTGGGGGCCTGGATCAAACAGATTGTTGTGCGCAAATCCACCAAAAAGAAGCGGATTGTTATCTGGCAAAATGTGGAAGAGGAAACGGCAGAAAGTATTAACTGGGGAGAAATAGATATCAATGTGGCACATCTGCAAACAGCGATTCTGGCTTTACCCGATGGTTTCAGGACCATATTTGTACTGGCCGAAATTGAAGGTTACACACACCGGGAAATAGCGGTGATGCTCAACATTTCGGAAGGTACATCCAAATCGCAGCTGTTTCACGCGAAGAGGAAATTAAGAAGCATGTTAACCCAGAGATGA